Sequence from the Equus caballus isolate H_3958 breed thoroughbred chromosome 6, TB-T2T, whole genome shotgun sequence genome:
CGCCGGACGCGCCGCCCAGCCAGCCCGCAGCCCCGCGTCGGGCCGGGGCCTCGGGCCGGGACCCGTTTCAGGGGGACCGCTGGCCTCGGGGAGGGGCTAGGAGGGGACGCGGGGGACGACGGCCCGGGCAGGGCGGGGGCCGCGGGCGGAGGCCGCCTAGGGGGCCGGGGCCGCGCGAGTGCGGGCTGCGCcgggcgggcgcgggcggcggcgggcagAGCCGCGCGAAGGGCCGGCCGGGCCGCGGGGGCGAGcggcgcggcgggggcggcggcggcgcggcctcGGCGTTCCGGGCGGCCGGGGGAGGCGgcgggcctggggaggggccgaGCGAGAGCGGCGGTCGGGATTTGCTCCGGGGGGCGGGCGAACGATCGGGGCCAAGTGGGGGGAAATAGGGGGATGGGGGCCGCCCTCCGGGGGGGTCGgacccgccgccgccgccgtcgcggcggcgactgaagccaggaagaggagaggggggcgggggagcggccgccgccgccccccggAGGCGCCGGAGCCCCGAATCCCGCTCGGAGCCAGCCAGCCGTCCCGAGCTACAACCAGGTAAGATCTGCTACCGCCCGGGCCTCGGGCCCGCCCGGGTTCTGGCCCGtggctccccaccccctcccccacccctcccagttcCCCCTCCCGCCGTGGTCGCCGCCTCCATTTGTTATTTTCCCGATCCGGTCCCCCCACTGCAGGCGCTGCCTGGTCTGAGGCTGGGGGCTCAGGGGGTGGGGCCGGTTCCCGAGGAGGGATGGGGACCAGGGCACCGGGAGGATCCGGAAGgtagggggaggtgggagggtctCAGGAGGAGAGCTGATGGGGCAAGAGCGGGACCCACGGGACCAAAAGAGGAACGCCGAGGTGGAGGGTTGGCGGAGGAAAAACGGGGCATGCCCATGAGGGGGCTTCGGGGTGAAGGTAACAAGGAACGGAGAGATGGCAGCGAGGTGGGGCATAAGGGGTCCAGGAAAACCCCAAAGGCCCGGAACCCGGGTTTCAGAGCCAGGTTCTATACCGGGTACTTAGGTATGGAACgaagagggagatggggaggggtgtGGTAGGTGGAAAGAGAGGGGATTGTAGCTGATGAGGAGAAGGGAAcctggggaaaccgaggctcggaAAGGGCCAAAGAGAGGGCCGCCTTTGAGAAGAACTCGAGGTGTTCCCGGGTGGAAGTTGAGGGTGATGCCTTTGTGActcaattttctttcctctcctccaggtCACTTCTGGCCTTGTTTTTCCAATTCCAGACATAGTTACTTCTCGGAGAGGGGCACACTGGGGCGCGGTAGCGTGGGTCCTTCTAAAACTAATGagatggaagaaaggagagtTAGGGAGAAAGGGTTTCTGGAAGGGTGGAAACAGAGGAGAGCATTGGGCAATCTTATAGGCACTCCAAGTTGTGATCTCTACCCTCAAATCCTCAGAGTACCCACTGCCCCTCTAGCCATAGTTTCCATGGGGGGCGGGGGTCTTCATTACTGTTTTGAGCTCAAAGATTTCCCTTTGTTCATGGGCGTATTCCTCCTGGGGTAGGTACTCTTAAGCTCCCTTCCCTGAGGGTGCTATAGGAGGGTAGGAGTTGCTTTGGCAACTGGAGGGGGAGTGGCTGGCAGATGGACCCCTGGGATGGACTCTTGAGGGGCAGGTTCTGCCATTTTGTTGCCATGGCAGTGATCCTGTGGGATGTCCAGTCGGTGGGAGTTCAGAATATTGAGCGGACCTCAGCCTTTGGGTGTGTCCTTGGGACTGTTGGCTGGGTTCTGCAGGAAGTTTCTGGTGCCGCTGGTGGACAGGAAGTTCCCCAGCAGGTCTACCCCTTTCCATCCAGCAGTCTGTTGGAACAGGTAGACATGTTACTTGTAGGTCATAGGTATTTCTCCAGGTCCCTCCGCCTAGGCATGGTGGGAGGATGGAAATGCTCCTCTTGAAGTTATACCATCTTTTGGTAGTTCTTTCTGGCCTCTACCTCCCTTATTCTTAGAGATTTTTTTTGCATACAGTAGTCTCTTTGCTTCTTTGCACTgatattcttcccttttcttaaaCTTGagtctcccttctcctctttcccagaCTGTTGCCACGGTGACCCTTTCCCTCAGCTAACCTTCGACCTTTTATTTCCCTGACCTTGTAGGAATGGCTGGACTTCCCACGCCCATCCCAGGTGAGGGTGGCCCAGGGGTGAGGGCTGTGGAGCAGCCTGGTGCAGTGGAAATAGTCTGGAGCAGGAGCCAGGACACCTGGGTCTAGTCCTGGCTGTGCCTCTAactgtgatcctgggcaagtcacttctctttctttgaaCCTCGGCTTCTTTGTAAGATGAAGGGGTTATAGATATGATTTCTGAGGCCCCTCTGACAACCCTGGATTCTAAGAAGGCTTAGGCCAGTCCATTGTTATCTGCTGGTCTGGGCTGCATTGTTATCTAGGAGTCACTTTGGACTGGTTTGTGAGTCTGGCAGGTCGGAATGATGATGGGGGCTGGGCCAATGATCCTGAAATTCACCCTGCAAGCCCTTCCCAGAAAGCCTTGTGCCTCGATTGTATTCCCTCTGACATCcttcttgtctctctcccccttaatttcttttttaaaaaattttttaaattaaaaaaaattttttttaaggtttattttttttccctttttctcccaaagctccccggtacataattgtgtatcttttttctttctttttttttttgaggaagattagccctgagctaactactgccagtcctgctctttttgctgaggaagactggccctgagctaacatcgttcccatcttcctctactttatatgtgggacgcctaccacagcatggtgtgccaagcggtgccgtgtccgcacccgggatctgaactggcgaaccccgggctgccgagaagcagaacgtgcgaacttaagtgctgcgccaccgggccggccccatagttgtgtatcttttagttgtgggtccttctagttgtggcatgtgggatgccacctcagtgttgcctcatgagcagtgccatgtctgtgcccaggattcgaaccggcgaaaccctgggccgccaaagcgcagggtgcaaacttaaccacttggccacggggccggccccagtaacctttttttttttttttttttttgaggaagatcagccctgagctaacatctgctgccaatcctcctctttttgctgaggaagactggccctgagttaacctctgtgcccatcttcctctactttatatatgggacgcctaccacagcatggcttgccaagcggtgccatgtccacacccgggatccaaaccggtgaaccccgggccgctgaagcggaacgtgtgcacttaaccgctgggcccctgggccggcctcccccttaatttcttttcctgttccttCTTAGAGACTCCTTCCGTATTTCTCACTTTTCTACCTCTCCAATCTGGTCTTTATCGTTTCCTTTTGCAGTAAGGCAATGAAGGTGAATGTCTGGAGTATGTTGCCAGGTAGAGTAGGTGCTCTATAAATACTACTCATAGCAACTGGCTCTCAGGGCAAGACGTTGGGGAGCTCAGCTTGTTGGTGCTAAACCATGCCCCAAGATCAGAAACACCTATGCAACCCAGCTCTAACTCTTTCTCTCCCCCTGCCACTCCTTATTCGCAGGATTACCGACCCTTTTAtgactgcttttctctttcaaagCTACTCCTTGCTAATTTTATCAGATTTCAGCTGATTTAAAAAGTTGAGGAGGGGGAGAGGCACACTGCGATTGCTCTGTTCCTCAGGTGCATTCCTGCATTGCTTTGCCCTTTTGGATCCCCTAGCCCTGACTGACTTGGTGAGCAGGTTTGGAGGGAGAGATGGGCACCCTCCTCTAGAGGGGCCCACACCAGTCATAAGTAGTCATCTTTGTTGTGCTTTTGTTAAGGTGGTTTTTCCCCTtatgttgggtcttgttctttcgATTTTTTGGGTTGACGCTATTTTAAAACCTATCTACACAACCACTTAAAAATGTGGTAATAGttgtatttgaagaaaaatggcTGGTTTACTGGGCAGAGCATCAGTTGTAACTTCAGAAGACCCGGGGCTCTGTCCCAGCTATTTTGTGACTCTAAGTAAATTGTCATTAAGTTTCCTGGAAAGATTAGGCTCACCCCTCACTGCCTGCCTCAGTAGGGTTGAGTGAAAAGTAATTACTCTGTATTCCTTGGGAAGAATATGCTATAGAATGTGGAAATGCCATTTACCGAGCCAGGCCGCCTAACTCAGAATTGGTGGGTAAGTTTACAGTGTTCCCACCCAGGCCAGCAGCACTTCATTCAAGAAGACCTACTGAAGTTAGTGGGTTTAAAGGGCAATAACGAGAACCGAACAGAACGCCCGTATATACATGACGTCACTGGGGGATacggaaaggaagaaaacagtaagAAGATACTGTTTTTGCTCTCAGAAGATCTTATGGTCGGTAATATGGAGAGACGTGACACTTAGCAAGAAGTACAAAGAAGTGCAGATGAGAACAGCTGACCATAGTCACGCCCTGCATAACGccatttcagtcaacgacggaccacatatgtgatggtggtcccataagattagtaccatagagcctaggtgtgtagtaggccgtaccacctaggtttgtataaatacactctatgatggtcacacaacgacgaaatcacctaacgacgcatttctcagaacgtatccccatcattaagtgaagCATGactgtatatagatatataaagatatacatagatagatatagataggcTGTGAGGAGGTGTGTGTCCCTGTCTAAGCCAAGTGGGAGGATAGGCTTACAAACTTGTAAATTTGTACTGTGTGCTCACTGATACTCACTGATTCAGTTGATACAGTGAAGACCCTGACTTTTCCTCTAGCCTCAGGGAACCCAAGCCCAGAGAGGGGGCTTTGTCAGGCTCTCAAAAACGAAGTTCTGCTCTTTGGGCATACCTTGGGCTTGTAGCGCTGTGTGCCTTTGCACTGTAGAATAGGACATTCTTCTAGCACCTACTCTGACGTGAAGAAAGACTCTTTCCATATCTCTGGGACTGATCTAGACCTTTTCAGAATTCTCCCCACCAACTTCTGAGAGGATAGCAAAGTATAGAAGAGCGAGCatgggctttgaagtcagggagtctGATGCTGTCATTTATTCCTCACTGTATTCATCATGTGAAGTTGGCCAAGTCAGTCACaatctttgagcctcagtttcctcacctctgtAATGGGAATAATAAGAATACTTACTTTCCAGGGTTGGTTGTAAATAGTAAGTGAAATTGTGTGTGTAAGGGCTTGACATAAAGAAGATCCTCAGTAAATTACTTAATACTTCAGCTCCACTTCTTTTGCTCCTTTGTAAGGCTGTGGAATTCGTGTGCACACTGACATTTCCTAGGGATCATGAAGGGTAAGAGAGTGTGATCTCCTGAAGTGGAGCTCATCGGGACATCTGAGTTTTCTGCAGAGTCTCCTCTTGTAGATGGCTGGGGTGGCCCAAGGGCAAGCCGGCAATGTCTTACGGAGCCTGTACCTCTTGACCCAGATGCCTAGGAGTGGGCCACTTCCTCAGCCCCTTGACAAGCACAGTAGTATCCCTTTCAGACTCTAGTCCCCAACTGGGAGACTCTGATGATCTTTTTCTAACAGGCTTCGCTGAAGACAGATCCCGCAAGTTCCAGGTACCTACGCTGGAAACTTGGAGatcctgcttcctgcttcccagGCCACAGCTGTGGGGAACTTGGGGTGAAGCAGAGAAGTTTTTGTATTCAGCTGCCCAGGCAGAGGAGAATGGGGTCTCCACAGCCTGAAGAATGAAGACACGACAGAATAAAGACTCAGTGAGTAACAGCTAAAATGAAAGACATGAAAGATTAAGGGAAGCTAAGGGGAAGGGCCTGGAGAGGGAGAATAGAAATAAGGCACATCAGAAAGTTAGGTGCAATGTAAAAAACTGCATtatctgcctccttctccctcagaTGTCAATGAGGAGTGGACGGAAGAAAGAGGCCCCCGGGCCCCGGGAAGAACTGAGATCGAGGGGCCGGGCCTCCCCTGGAGGGGTCAGCACGTCCAGCAGTGATGGCAAAGCTGAGAAGTCTAGGCAGACAGCCAAGGTATTCTGTCCTCAGGTCCTCCCACAGGATGCCCAGGCACTGGGGCTGaggctgtatgtgtgtgtgttgttgggGAACTTCCTGTCCGGCAGAGGGTAATGGTGGAGGCTTGGGAGGTGTAAGAcaggaattttctctttctctctaacaGAAGGCCCGAGTAGAGGAAGCCTCCACCCCAAAGGTCAGCAAACAGGGCCGGAGTGAGGAGATCTCAGAGAGTGAAAGTGAGGAGACCAACGCACCAAAAAAGACCAAAACTGAGGTGGGAGACCCTTGCAGCCATCCTGATCCATTTTCTGACCATTCTTTCCCCCAAACTTCCTTTCGCTCACAATTTCTACTTTAATCTCACCTGGCATATGAGAGAAAAGTCATATCCTAGTGCTGATGAACGTAGCCCTGTCTATAAGATGTCAGACAGATCTTTAGGGCTTTGGCCAGACCACCAGATGACCAGGCAGGGCCGAAGGGCACTGAAAGAGTGTGGGGGATTCTAGTCTCTCCTTTTCTAGGTCCTGATTTTCATGAAGGGACTGGGGAGGAGGTTAAAGGTGAGAAGTCTTAGTGGAAAGAACACATAAATCCTAAGGAAAATGCAGAAGTGGTCTTTTTAAGAACCAAGGGTTTCTAGGATGCTTAgttaaaggggaaaatgacatGAGAGGAGGGTGGATATGAGCTAGTGGAAGACTGGGATTTGGTTCAGCTGTAGATGGGGAGAAGGTGCTTGAGATGGACACTTAAGGAAGGAATAAGGTTTTACAAGGAGGGAAACAAGACTGGCTGCTACGGAGCAGCGGAGAGTAGGGGAATCCCCAGATGGCAGCGGGGTGGGCTTCAGCAGGAGTATTCCTCACGTGATGGTACAGTGGATGTGCTGTGAGGGGGAAATGATTTTGTGCAAGGGAGGCCCCAAATCTAGGGGaagcaagaaaagggaaaaatggcCCTCCGTTTTCTACACAGCAGGAGCTCCCTCGGCCACAGTCTCCCTCGGATCTGGATAGTTTAGATGGGCGGAGCCTCAACGATGATGGCAGCAGTGACCCTAGGGATATCGACCAGGATAACCGAAGCACGTCCCCCAGCATCTACAGCCCTGGAAGCGTGGAGAACGACTCTGACTCCTCTTCTGGCCTGTCCCAGGGCCCAGCCCGCCCCTACCACCCCCCTccactcttccctccctcccctccaccaccagACAGCACCCCCCGACAGCCAGAGCCTGGCTTTGAACCCCATCCTTCTGTGACACCCACTGGATATCATGCTCCCATGGAGCCCCCCACATCTCGAATGTTCCAGGCTCCTCCTGGGGCCCCTCCCTCTCATCCACAGCTCTATCCTGGGGGCACTGGTGGAGGAGTTTTATCTGGACCCCCAATGGGTCCCAAAGGGGGAGGGGCTGCTTCTTCAGTGGGGGCTCCTAGTGGAGGTAAGCAGcaccccccacccaccacccccatTTCAATATCAAGCTCTGGGGCAGGTGGTGCTCCCCCTACAAAGCCACCTAACACTCCAGTGGGTGGTGGAAATCTACCCTCTGCTCCACCACCAGCCACCTTCCCCCATGTAACACCAAAcctgcctcccccacctgctCTAAGACCCCTTAACAATGCATCAGCTTCTCCTCCTGGCCTGGGGGCCCAGCCACTACCTGGGCATCTGCCCTCTCCCCATGCCATGGGGCAGGGTATGGGTGGACTTCCTCCTGGCCCAGAGAAGGGCCCCACTCTTGCTCCCTCACCCCATCCTCTgccccctgcttcctcctcttctacCCCAGCCCCCCCAATGAGGTATCCTTATTCATCCTCTAGTAGTAGTTCTGCAGCAGCCTCCTCTTCTAGTTCTTcgtcttcctctgcctcccagtACCCAGCTTCCCAGGCATTGCCCAGTTATCCCCACTCCTTTCCTCCCCCAACAAGCCTCTCTGTCTCCAATCAGCCACCCAAGTATACTCAGCCTTCTCTCCCATCCCAGGCTGTGTGGAGCCAGGGtcccccaccacctcctccctATGGCCGCCTCTTAGCCAACAGCAATGCCCATCCAGGCCCCTTCCCTCCTACTGGAGGCCAGTCCACTGCCCACCCACCAACCCCAAcacatcaccatcaccaccagcaacaacagcagcaacagcagcagcagcagcagcagcagcaacaacaacaacagcagcaacagcaacagcagcaacagcatcaTGGGAGCTCTGGACCCCCTCCACCTGGAGCATATCCCCACCCCTTGGAGAGCAGTAGCTCCCACCATGCACACCCTTATGCCATGTCTCCTTCCCTGGGTTCTCTGAGGCCATACCCACCAGGGCCAGCGCACCTGCCCCCACCTCACAGCCAGGTGTCCTACAGCCAAGCAGGCCCCAACGGCcccccagcctcttcctcctcttccaactcctcttcctcctctcaagGGTCCTACCCATGTTCACATCCCTCTCCTTCCCAGGGCCCCCAAGGGGCGCCCTACCCCTTCCCACCGGTACCTCCAGTCACCACCTCCTCGGCTACACTTTCCACGGTCATTGCCACAGTAGCTTCCTCGCCAGCAGGCTACAAAACAGCCTCCCCACCTGGGCCCCCACCGTATGGAAAGCGAGCCCCGTCCCCAGGGGCCTACAAGACAGCCACCCCACCCGGATACAAGCCCGGGTCGCCGCCCTCCTTCCGAACGGGGACCCCACCAGGCTATCGAGGTGCTTCGCCGCCCGCAGGCCCAGGGACCTTCAAGCCGGGCTCGCCCACCGTGGGGTCCGGGCCACTGCCGCCTGCGGGGCCCTCGGGCCTGTCATCCCTGCCACCACCGGCTGCAGCCCCTGCTTCAGGGCCACCCCTGAGCGCCACGCAGATCAAACAGGAGCCGGCTGAGGAGTACGAGGCCCCCGAGAGCCCAGTGCCCCCGGCCCGCAGCCCCTCGCCCCCTCCCAAGGTGGTAGACGTGCCCAGCCACGCCAGCCAGTCAGCCAGGTGAGCAGCCAGGGCAGGTGTGGCGGGTAATGGGGACCGACGGAGAGCGGGAGCATACACGGGAAGGGCCTGCCGTTCGTGTGCTGTTCAAAGATCTCACATCCTTGCCTTGCCCTCAGCCTGCGGGGCTGGTTTTGGGGCAGGGTCACCGGGGGCCGCTCGGGCAGCTCGCAGAGGCTGAGCGAGCGCTGCCTCCGCGCCCGGCAGGTTCAACAAACACCTGGACCGCGGCTTTAACTCGTGCGCGCGCAGCGACCTGTACTTCGTGCCGCTGGAGGGCTCAAAGCTGGCCAAGAAGCGGGCCGACCTGGTGGAGAAGGTGCGGCGCGAGGCCGAGCAGCGCGCGCGCGAAGAAAAGGAGCGCGAGCGCGAGCGAGAACGCGAGAAGGAGCGCGAGCGCGAGAAGGAGCGCGAGTTGGAACGCAGCGTGGTGAGTGCGTCACCACGTGCGCCACCCTCCTGGCCCGCCCTCTGCGCCGCGCAGGGAGGCTCGAGTGGTGGGGGCGTCATTGCGCCACCAGTCTGAGAGGAGGAACTACTGCGACCCAGAAAACGGAGACCAAAGGATTCCAGCGGGAGGAATCGTTGCGTTCCTGGGTTGGGGGAAGGCAAGCTCAGGCCAGACTACCCTGTGCATCGTAGGGAGAGGCAATATCCAGGAGAAGGGGGTAAGGGAAGTTCCTGGAAAGTTGAGTTCCAATATCCTGTGGCATTTTGGTGTTCAGCTTCTGAGACAAATGAGCAGCTTGGGACCAGCCACCTCTTTCCAGATCTGCCCTTCTGACTTCTCTTCTTCCTGTATTCCACAGAAATTGGCTCAGGAGGGCCGTGCTCCAGTGGAGTGCCCATCTCTCGGCCCAGTGCCCCATCGCCCACCGTTTGAGCCGGGTAGTGCTGTGGCTACAGTGCCCCCCTACCTGGGTCCTGACACTCCAGCCCTGCGCACTCTGAGTGAATACGCCCGGCCCCATGTCATGTCTCCTGGCAATCGCAACCATCCATTCTACGTGCCCCTGGGGGCTGTGGACCCGGGGATCCTGGGTTACAATGTCCCGGCCCTGTACAGCAGTGACCCAGCTGCCCGGGAGAGGGAGCGGGAAGCCCGTGAACGAGACCTCCGTGACCGCCTCAAGCCTGGCTTCGAGGTGAAGCCCAGTGAGCTGGAACCCCTGCACGGGGTCCCTGGGCCGGGCCTGGATCCCTTCCCCCGACATGGGGGACTGGCTCTGCAGCCTGGCCCACCTGGCCTGCACCCTTTTCCCTTTCATCCGAGCCTGGGACCTCTGGAGAGAGAACGTCTAGCGCTGGCagctgggccagccctgcggcctgACATGTCCTACGCCGAGCGTCTGGCAGCTGAGAGGCAGCACGCAGAAAGGGTGGCAGCCCTGGGCAATGACCCACTGGCCCGGCTGCAGATGCTCAATGTGACCCCCCATCACCACCAGCACTCCCACATCCACTCCCACCTGCACCTCCACCAGCAGGATGCCATCCATGCAGGTGAGACTTTGACTTCCTTGCCTTGGCCTGTTGGGGCCACCTTCCCCCCCCGCAAGTGATTGGGCTCTTCTGTTCCTCAGACCAAGACGACCCTCCGCCAGTGTGGCATGACCCTCCTGAGATCACTGCCCTAATCTTTGCCTCCCTGTCATCCCCCAGCCTGTCTCCTCATACCCTAGTCTTGCTATAGAGACTAATTCCCCAGTGTGGCCCTCTTCAGAATCCAGCATCCCATCTGTGATAAAGGCCCAGTGGGAAACCTTTGAAGGAACACCACCTTTCTACCCTCACAGCCCCTCTCCCCAAGCCCTTTACATACCCATTTTCTTACTCCTCTGGGTTCAACTCTATTGTTGTTTCTTGCCATCTTATCCTCCCCTCCTAGGTGGAGGTCTTTCATGTTCCTCCCCATCTCTACATCTTTGACTTTCCAGAAAGAGCCATGTGGCTTTGGTTGTGGGTATCATAGGTGATAATGAACTTTACTTACTCTCCTGTCACTATATTGGTTATTGTCCAGAACACTGTCCAGTCTAGCCTTACAAACATGTTCATTCCAGGCTTCCTTGTGCTTTCTCTCTTAACCTCTCTCTTTCGGTCTCCTTTCCCAAACTTCTTATTTTCCATCTCCTCTAAGCAGCActcttctctttttactttttctcagaCCCCTTTGACAACTGTAATGTGTCCTCTGCCATCCATAAGTCCCTACTGCAGTAGGGTCTTGTCCTGTCCATTCCCTAGGCCCCTAGGTCTTCCATTGTGCCTCCGTGTTCCATTCTGGATCTCCCTGTGTTTGCCCATCTCTCTTCCCAGGCTTGGATCCCTGCACCCAAATGCATGGTTTCCCCCAAACCTGCCTTCTGGTGACACCTTCCTCTTCTCtaccctccagcctctgcctcggTGCACCCTCTCATTGACCCCCTGGCCTCAGGGTCTCACCTTACCCGGATCCCCTACCCAGCTGGgaccctccccaacccccttcttcCTCACCCTCTGCACGAGAACGAAGTTCTTCGTCACCAGCTCTTTGGTAAGGATGGaggttgggagtggggagggtcT
This genomic interval carries:
- the ATN1 gene encoding atrophin-1 isoform X2, with the translated sequence MKTRQNKDSMSMRSGRKKEAPGPREELRSRGRASPGGVSTSSSDGKAEKSRQTAKKARVEEASTPKVSKQGRSEEISESESEETNAPKKTKTEELPRPQSPSDLDSLDGRSLNDDGSSDPRDIDQDNRSTSPSIYSPGSVENDSDSSSGLSQGPARPYHPPPLFPPSPPPPDSTPRQPEPGFEPHPSVTPTGYHAPMEPPTSRMFQAPPGAPPSHPQLYPGGTGGGVLSGPPMGPKGGGAASSVGAPSGGKQHPPPTTPISISSSGAGGAPPTKPPNTPVGGGNLPSAPPPATFPHVTPNLPPPPALRPLNNASASPPGLGAQPLPGHLPSPHAMGQGMGGLPPGPEKGPTLAPSPHPLPPASSSSTPAPPMRYPYSSSSSSSAAASSSSSSSSSASQYPASQALPSYPHSFPPPTSLSVSNQPPKYTQPSLPSQAVWSQGPPPPPPYGRLLANSNAHPGPFPPTGGQSTAHPPTPTHHHHHQQQQQQQQQQQQQQQQQQQQQQQQQQQHHGSSGPPPPGAYPHPLESSSSHHAHPYAMSPSLGSLRPYPPGPAHLPPPHSQVSYSQAGPNGPPASSSSSNSSSSSQGSYPCSHPSPSQGPQGAPYPFPPVPPVTTSSATLSTVIATVASSPAGYKTASPPGPPPYGKRAPSPGAYKTATPPGYKPGSPPSFRTGTPPGYRGASPPAGPGTFKPGSPTVGSGPLPPAGPSGLSSLPPPAAAPASGPPLSATQIKQEPAEEYEAPESPVPPARSPSPPPKVVDVPSHASQSARFNKHLDRGFNSCARSDLYFVPLEGSKLAKKRADLVEKVRREAEQRAREEKEREREREREKEREREKERELERSVKLAQEGRAPVECPSLGPVPHRPPFEPGSAVATVPPYLGPDTPALRTLSEYARPHVMSPGNRNHPFYVPLGAVDPGILGYNVPALYSSDPAAREREREARERDLRDRLKPGFEVKPSELEPLHGVPGPGLDPFPRHGGLALQPGPPGLHPFPFHPSLGPLERERLALAAGPALRPDMSYAERLAAERQHAERVAALGNDPLARLQMLNVTPHHHQHSHIHSHLHLHQQDAIHAASASVHPLIDPLASGSHLTRIPYPAGTLPNPLLPHPLHENEVLRHQLFAAPYRDLPASLSAPMSAAHQLQAMHAQSAELQRLALEQQQWLHAHHPLHSVPLPAQEDYYSHLKKESDKPL
- the ATN1 gene encoding atrophin-1 isoform X1; protein product: MKTRQNKDSMSMRSGRKKEAPGPREELRSRGRASPGGVSTSSSDGKAEKSRQTAKKARVEEASTPKVSKQGRSEEISESESEETNAPKKTKTEQELPRPQSPSDLDSLDGRSLNDDGSSDPRDIDQDNRSTSPSIYSPGSVENDSDSSSGLSQGPARPYHPPPLFPPSPPPPDSTPRQPEPGFEPHPSVTPTGYHAPMEPPTSRMFQAPPGAPPSHPQLYPGGTGGGVLSGPPMGPKGGGAASSVGAPSGGKQHPPPTTPISISSSGAGGAPPTKPPNTPVGGGNLPSAPPPATFPHVTPNLPPPPALRPLNNASASPPGLGAQPLPGHLPSPHAMGQGMGGLPPGPEKGPTLAPSPHPLPPASSSSTPAPPMRYPYSSSSSSSAAASSSSSSSSSASQYPASQALPSYPHSFPPPTSLSVSNQPPKYTQPSLPSQAVWSQGPPPPPPYGRLLANSNAHPGPFPPTGGQSTAHPPTPTHHHHHQQQQQQQQQQQQQQQQQQQQQQQQQQQHHGSSGPPPPGAYPHPLESSSSHHAHPYAMSPSLGSLRPYPPGPAHLPPPHSQVSYSQAGPNGPPASSSSSNSSSSSQGSYPCSHPSPSQGPQGAPYPFPPVPPVTTSSATLSTVIATVASSPAGYKTASPPGPPPYGKRAPSPGAYKTATPPGYKPGSPPSFRTGTPPGYRGASPPAGPGTFKPGSPTVGSGPLPPAGPSGLSSLPPPAAAPASGPPLSATQIKQEPAEEYEAPESPVPPARSPSPPPKVVDVPSHASQSARFNKHLDRGFNSCARSDLYFVPLEGSKLAKKRADLVEKVRREAEQRAREEKEREREREREKEREREKERELERSVKLAQEGRAPVECPSLGPVPHRPPFEPGSAVATVPPYLGPDTPALRTLSEYARPHVMSPGNRNHPFYVPLGAVDPGILGYNVPALYSSDPAAREREREARERDLRDRLKPGFEVKPSELEPLHGVPGPGLDPFPRHGGLALQPGPPGLHPFPFHPSLGPLERERLALAAGPALRPDMSYAERLAAERQHAERVAALGNDPLARLQMLNVTPHHHQHSHIHSHLHLHQQDAIHAASASVHPLIDPLASGSHLTRIPYPAGTLPNPLLPHPLHENEVLRHQLFAAPYRDLPASLSAPMSAAHQLQAMHAQSAELQRLALEQQQWLHAHHPLHSVPLPAQEDYYSHLKKESDKPL